From a region of the Paralichthys olivaceus isolate ysfri-2021 chromosome 4, ASM2471397v2, whole genome shotgun sequence genome:
- the clip1a gene encoding CAP-Gly domain-containing linker protein 1 isoform X2: protein MSTAKPSGIKGPSKIARPPGPGAPKTNPSAGAKVAADKSAASASGGDAQNAEETFQVGERVWVNGNKPGYIQFLGETQFAPGQWAGIVLDEPIGKNDGSVAGVRYFQCEALRGIFTRPSKLSRTEGEANGTLTEPPSRATSPTPSVGSVASHTPATKSTMPSTTPAAKKPSTTTSATPATPATPATPATPSSNLVRTNSESISNLSETGSVKKGERELKMGDRVLVGGTKAGVVRFLGETDFAKGEWCGVELDEPLGKNDGAVAGTRYFQCQPKYGLFAPVHKVTRIGFPSTTPAKAKTTVRKVVATPSGLKRSPSASSISTMSSVASSVSAKPSRTGLLTETSSRYNRKISGTTALQEALKEKQQHIEQLMAERDMERAEVAKATSHVGEMEQEINLLRDDHEQMETKMDQLRALVEAADKDKVELLNQLEEERRKVEDLQFRVEEACITKGDLETQTRLEHAHIKELEQSLLFEKTKAEKLQRELEDTRVASVSERSRVMYLERDLSLRTREVADLQLRLGTEQGSEDSTLSPLLEEINSLRDQLAAQEAKQQEELATFKEKQDAQEKVHSKEVAQLQATSVRLSGDNEQLQMRLSQAEKENADNTELWRSKLESAVASHQQTMEELKVSFSKDAGSQTQELIETKSALETLKSEQMLALEEVRAKHEANTTAFTKETQVLKAQLLSLTEDKERLEELARSSVEKAEEQHLVEMEDVLGKLHTAELRVKELEEKEAVLAQQAQDKDRETKDQMAELEALHSKIAQGNQEVVTLKSQLEKVQSQENNQGTKVSELSSQLEGQQKEVLSLQQTLTTVKQKNETLEQELGGLKQKLAESTEEQTKSAKSMQETLEKFSKKEEQCTALTTESESLRSQLAGLERKLKAADEKLEQLSKDKSKLENDISEMMTVSGDSSVQLTKMNEDLIHKERRLEELQNQLVEEKEKVAHLDEKIQQELSRKEQELKESNDAHNSQMKDLQEKNDSLEKTVKQGEMLVEELKASQEKSLSEASELHLKELDLLQSQVEKLKQELSSSKDKTQELNKLVSELQPYKEQAQCLSAELDSCKHDVEQLSKKLEKQNLDLEKVCKESEDVKAERGKLETQLSGLQTKLSALEVTHQELSLRNEELLITRDELSKHQEELLTNNKHSDEERVSLNTELEKLRDLLQQVQTENQNLTHTKGEQIAQIEELQSQNAGKNDLLQKHQQDIEQLQAKKKKLLEDYENVCKERSRLEEDSNESRSKLTCEKDDLILERDAARNAKKSLDAKNAELQEKLKSLNLEKEDLTMKNTQLQALTETLTKEKVEMSSEISASVLDKKSLETVKEELQNKLAVTKKDLESSVRECEELKASKKSLSQMLEEFKTSSQVTDSERLHLLQEKEDLLAIQRKVCNEKEELLREMEELKEKLQTSTEQQSQSNEKYKEASASFEQERQVFRLQNSETEMALHAIRKEKMSLDSALEQQKMDYERLAGEKGELEEKHTKATSEKGVLSLERDKLASDIRLAKDQLDSYSRANAELIQEKSHLSTLLEENKQRKDEVEAELTSLKREKAELQNELQKKISDIDILEKGKSELVQEHNKIKMDFEKTNLEHVQQLDNLTKDGHRLQSLQTEADKKVQSLQKENQGLLQEIQELKAQTESMAEAKQLLETRLQAESSERTKEMSDKDGLSKQIDELQKTLSKVKQENKKISSNLENADEQNKSFIVDMEALKLQLKQREQETSHFTEDKEQLLSKLEEMGKQITLLTTEKEDLLAAQCKLEQDVSSLRANKENWLAEQSRLLEELEKLQVSQTQLEVDVKALQTDKEVLEKQYSNAVAEVSASAAVKEEISSSVSELTSQKNSLLVERDEAIQEVRQLQSQLKNVISKQLEATEASGKTAEALEQLAKEKDSLIQEKNEATSLLVELRSSKKDTETQLETLKKENSKHQEDLKISKDQLQTESQKIKSLYQEIEELKEAVSVKSQSLQTLQDENNKLTQELDTNNKDQSDLAKLKDGHTKLKKQLGELKQSLPYNAFSESTLKEQLDKEKAALQQSIHKNSALISEKDQQVENLRSELTALRGESVSAKTLQGTIQALERDKANLQERVQRLEKDLAAGPENINDSTGDAVLDQLKEDKETADGQIEFLNSVIIDLQRKNVELKDKLEKMAAAALNGNNQSELDNYGGHGQEPMKKKLPPRLFCDICDCFDLHDTEDCPTQMQMPDSPPHTTYHGSKGDERPYCDICEVFGHSTESCNDDQTF, encoded by the exons atgagcacagcTAAGCCCAGTGGAATCAAAGGGCCCAGCAAGATAGCCAGGCCACCTGGGCCTGGAGCCCCCAAAACCAACCCCAGTGCAG GAGCTAAAGTTGCGGCTGACAAATCAGCTGCAAGTGCCAGTGGAGGAGATGCCCAAAATGCTGAGGAGACCTTCCAGGTTGGGGAGCGGGTATGGGTGAACGGGAACAAGCCAGGCTACATTCAGTTTTTGGGAGAGACACAGTTTGCCCCGGGGCAGTGGGCTGGGATTGTTCTGGATGAGCCAATTGGGAAGAATGACGGCTCGGTGGCAGGGGTGCGCTACTTCCAGTGCGAAGCTCTGCGAGGTATATTCACCCGCCCGTCCAAGCTGTCTCGCACAGAGGGGGAGGCTAATGGAACTCTGACCGAACCGCCTTCCCGCGCCACATCACCCACGCCTTCAGTTGGTAGCGTAGCCTCTCATACACCTGCCACAAAATCAACAATGCCCTCTACTACCCCGGCAGCCAAGAAGCCCTCCACCACTACATCAGCGACACCGGCTACTCCAGCCACACCAGCTACGCCAGCTACACCATCTTCCAACCTTGTGCGCACAAACAGTGAATCTATCTCCAACCTCTCAGAGACAGGATCAGTCAAGAAGGGGGAAAGGGAACTGAAGATGGGCGACCGTGTATTG GTTGGTGGTACAAAGGCAGGGGTGGTACGTTTCCTTGGAGAAACTGATTTTGCCAAAGGCGAATGGTGCGGTGTGGAATTGGACGAGCCTTTAGGAAAGAATGACGGGGCAGTGGCAGGCACAAG ATATTTTCAGTGCCAACCCAAGTATGGCTTATTTGCTCCAGTGCACAAAGTCACGCGCATCGGCTTCCCCTCCACCACGCCAGCCAAAGCAAAAACGACAGTTCGGAAAGTAGTGGCCACACCATCAGGGCTGAAGAGAAGCCCCAGTGCCTCCTCCATCAGTACCATGAGCTCTGTGGCGTCCTCTGTCAGCGCCAAGCCTAGCCGCACAGGCCTG CTGACAGAAACATCATCACGGTATAATCGAAAGATTTCTGGCACTACAGCCCTGCAGGAGGCAttgaaggagaagcagcagcataTTGAGCAGCTCATGGCTGAGAGGGACATGGAGAGAGCTGAGGTCGCCAAGGCCACGAGCCATGTTGGGGAGATGGAGCAAGAAATTAATCTGCTCAGGGATGATCACGAGCAG ATGGAGACTAAGATGGATCAGTTACGTGCCTTGGTAGAAgctgcagacaaagacaaagtggaGCTACTGaatcagctggaggaggagcgtAG GAAAGTGGAGGACCTTCAGTTCCGTGTAGAAGAAGCTTGTATTACCAAAGGAGATCTAGAG ACGCAGACCAGACTGGAGCATGCCCACATTAAGGAGCTTGAACAGAGCCTGCTCTTTGAAAAGACCAAAGCTGAGAAACTCCAAAGAGAGTTAGAAGACACTAGG GTTGCTTCAGTGTCGGAAAGATCCCGTGTAATGTATCTTGAGAGGGACCTTTCACTGCGTACAAGAGAGGTAGCTGACCTGCAGCTGCGTCTGGGAACCGAGCAGGGCTCTGAGGACTCaactctttctcctctcctggaAGAGATAAACTCTCTGAGGGATCAGTTGGCTGCCCAAGAAGCCAAACAGCAAGAGGAGCTGGCTACATTCAAGGAGAAGCAAGATGCTCAAGAGAAGGTCCACAGTAAGGAAGTTGCTCAGCTTCAGGCCACATCTGTGAGGCTCTCTGGTGACAACGAACAGTTGCAAATGCGCTTAAGCCAAGCTGAGAAGGAGAACGCAGACAACACTGAACTGTGGCGTTCCAAGTTGGAGTCTGCTGTTGCCTCTCACCAGCAAACCATGGAGGAGTTGAAGGTGTCCTTCAGCAAAGATGCAGGTTCCCAGACACAAGAGCTCATTGAAACCAAAAGTGCACTAGAGACACTGAAGTCAGAGCAGATGTtggctctggaggaggtgagagCCAAACATGAAGCTAACACTACAGCTTTTACTAAGGAGACGCAGGTACTGAAAGCACAGCTCCTGTCTTTGACCGAAGACAAGGAGCGACTGGAGGAGTTGGCACGGTCCAGCGTTGAAAAAGCAGAGGAGCAGCACCTTGTGGAGATGGAGGATGTCCTTGGAAAGCTTCATACTGCCGAACTTAGGGTTAAGGAGCTTGAGGAGAAAGAAGCAGTGTTGGCACAACAGGCCCAAGACAAGGACAGAGAAACCAAAGACCAGATGGCAGAACTGGAGGCTCTGCACAGCAAAATAGCACAAGGTAACCAGGAGGTGGTGACACTGAAGAGTCAGTTAGAGAAGGTTCAGAGCCAAGAAAACAACCAGGGTACCAAG GTTAGTGAGCTGAGCTCTCAGTTGGAAGGTCAGCAGAAAGAAGTCCTCTCTTTACAGCAGACTCTGACCACTGTGAAGCAGAAGAACGAAACCCTTGAACAAGAACTTGGAGGCTTG AAACAAAAGTTGGCTGAAAGCACAGAGGAGCAGACAAAATCAGCTAAATCTATGCAAG aaaCACTTGAGAAGTTTAGTAAGAAGGAAGAGCAGTGCACAGCCCTGACCACAGAGTCAGAGTCTTTAAGAAGTCAACTTGCCG GGCTGGAGAGGAAGCTGAAGGCTGCAGATGAAAAGCTGGAGCAGCTTTCAAAGGACAAAAGCAAGCTGGAAAATGACATTTCAGAAATGATGACAGTATCTGGGGACAGTTCAGTACAGCTGACCAAAATGAATGAAGACCTCATTCACAAAGAAAG GAGGCTTGAAGAGTTACAGAATCAACTTgtagaggagaaggagaaggtggcACACTTGGATGAAAAAATCCAGCAGGAACTTTCCCGCAAAGAGCAGGAGCTGAAAGAGAGCAACGACGCACATAACTCTCAAATGAaagaccttcaggaaaaaaatgataGCTTG GAGAAGACTGTTAAACAGGGTGAGATGCTGGTAGAGGAGCTGAAGGCCTCTCAAGAGAAATCCCTCTCTGAGGCCTCAGAGCTCCACCTCAAGGAACTTGACTTGCTACAGAGTCAGGTGGAAAAGTTGAAGCAGGAGCTCTCGTCTTCCAAGGACAAAACCCAGGAGCTGAATAAGCTGGTGTCCGAGCTGCAACCATACAAGGAACAGGCTCAG TGCCTTTCTGCTGAGCTTGACTCCTGCAAGCATGATGTTGAACAATTGTCGAAAAAACTGGAAAAGCAGAACCTAGATCTGGAAAAGGTGTGTAAGGAAAGTGAGGATGTTAAGGCTGAGAGAGGAAAACTGGAGACACAGCTTTCAGGATTGCAGACTAAGCTCTCTGCCCTTGAGGTTACTCACCAGGAGCTTTCACTCCGGAATGAAGAACTGCTAATAACCAGAGATGAGCTCTCAAAACATCAAGAAGAGTTACTCACCAACAACAAGCACTCGGATGAGGAACGAGTTTCATTGAACACAGAGTTGGAGAAGCTCAGAGATCTTCTTCAGCAAGTGCAGACTGAAAACCAGAACCTGACGCATACTAAAGGTGAACAAATAGCCCAAATCGAGGAGCTTCAAAGCCAAAATGCAGGAAAGAACGACTTGCTCCAAAAGCATCAGCAGGACATTGAGCAACTTCAGGCTAAAAAGAAGAAACTGCTTGAGGATTATGAAAACGTCTGTAAAGAGAGGAGCCGGCTGGAAGAGGACTCCAATGAAAGCAGGTCAAAGCTCACATGTGAGAAGGACGATCtcattttggagagagatgctGCTAGAAATGCCAAAAAGTCTCTTGATGCTAAGAATGCtgaactgcaggaaaaactcaaATCTTTGAACTTGGAAAAAGAAGATCTTACAATGAAGAATACCCAGTTGCAGGcactcacagaaacactgacaaaaGAGAAGGTGGAGATGTCCTCGGAAATCAGTGCCTCTGTGCTGGATAAAAAGAGCCTGGAGACAGTGAAGGAAGAGCTCCAGAATAAGCTTGCTGTTACAAAGAAAGACCTGGAGAGTTCTGTCCGTGAATGTGAAGAACTGAAGGCCTCAAAAAAGAGCCTGAGCCAGATGCTGGAGGAGTTCAAGACAAGCAGTCAGGTGACCGATTCTGAGAGACTCCACCTTCTGCAGGAGAAAGAAGACCTGCTTGCAATCCAAAGAAAAGTCTGTAATGAGAAGGAAGAGCTCCTCAGAGAGATGGAAGAATTAAAGGAAAAGCTTCAAACTTCAACAGAACAACAGTCTCAGtccaatgaaaaatataaagaagcaTCTGCATCCTTTGAGCAAGAGAGGCAAGTGTTTCGCCTTCAGAATTCTGAAACTGAGATGGCTCTGCATGCAATTCGAAAGGAAAAGATGAGCCTGGATTCAGCACTAGAGCAGCAGAAAATGGATTATGAGCGTTTGGCAGGGGAGaaaggagagctggaggagaaacacACCAAGGCCACATCTGAGAAAGGTGTTCTTTCTCTTGAGCGTGATAAGCTGGCTAGTGATATTCGTTTAGCTAAGGACCAGTTGGACAGTTACTCCAGAGCTAATGCTGAACTTATTCAAGAGAAATCTCATTTATCAACATTGctagaggaaaacaaacagcgaAAAGATGAAGTTGAAGCGGAGCTGACCTCTCTTAAACGAGAAAAGGCTGAACTACAGAATGAACTCCAGAAAAAAATCTCTGATATTGACATTCTTGAGAAGGGCAAAAGTGAACTTGTTCaagaacataataaaataaaaatggattttgAGAAGACCAATTTAGAACATGTGCAACAGCTGGATAACCTGACGAAAGATGGTCATCGTCTGCAGTCGCTGCAAACTGAAGCTGACAAGAAAGTGCAGTCTTTGCAAAAAGAGAACCAGGGGCTGCTTCAGGAGATCCAAGAGTTAAAAGCTCAAACTGAGTCGATGGCAGAGGCAAAGCAGCTTCTTGAGACTCGGCTACAAGCTGAATCCAGTGAACGGACGAAAGAGATGTCCGATAAGGATGGTCTTTCCAAACAAATCGATGAACTCCAGAAAACATTGTCCAAAgttaaacaagaaaataaaaagatttctTCAAACCTTGAGAATGCTGATGAGCAAAACAAGTCTTTTATTGTGGATATGGAGGCTTTGAAACTACAGTTAAAGCAGCGAGAGCAAGAAACCAGTCACTTCACGGAAGATAAGGAACAGTTATTATCTAAGCTTGAGGAGATGGGCAAACAGATTACCCTCTTGACCACAGAGAAAGAGGACCTTTTAGCTGCACAGTGTAAACTAGAGCAGGATGTTTCATCTCTCCGTGCCAACAAAGAAAATTGGCTCGCAGAACAATCAAGGCTGCTCGAAGAGTTGGAGAAGTTGCAGGTTAGCCAGACACAATTGGAGGTTGATGTCAAGGCCCTACAAACTGATAAAGAAGTTTTGGAAAAGCAGTACAGTAATGCCGTCGCAGAGGTTTCAGCTTCTGCCGCAGTAAAAGAAGAAATTTCCTCCAGTGTCTCGGAGTTAACATCTCAGAAGAATTCCCTGCTGGTGGAGAGAGATGAAGCCATCCAGGAAGTCAGACAGCTCCAGTCCCAACTAAAAAATGTCATTTCTAAGCAGCTTGAG GCTACAGAGGCCTCTGGCAAGACTGCTGAGGCTCTCGAACAGCTGGCAAAAGAGAAGGACAGTTTGATTCAGGAGAAGAACGAAGCCACGTCTTTGCTGGTTGAGCTGCGCAGCTCCAAAAAGGACACCGAAACTCAG ctggaaacactgaaaaaggAGAATTCCAAGCACCAAGAGGATCTGAAGATTTCCAAAGATCAGCTTCAGACAGAAAGTCAGAAGATCAAGAGTCTATACCAGGAAAT tGAGGAGCTTAAAGAGGCGGTTTCTGTGAAGTCGCAGTCCCTGCAGACTCTGcaggatgaaaacaacaagcTGACTCAGGAGCTGGATACAAATAACAAAGACCAGAGTGATCTTGCGAAG CTCAAAGATGGGCACACAAAACTCAAAAAGCAGTTGGGGGAGCTGAAGCAAAG CCTGCCATATAATGCCTTCAG TGAGAGCACTTTGAAGGAGCAGTTGGACAAGGAGAAGGCCGCCCTCCAACAGTCCATCCATAAAAACAGTGCCTTAATCTCAGAAAAGGACCAGCAGGTGGAAAACCTGAGGAGCGAG cTGACTGCACTGCGCGGGGAAAGTGTCTCAGCTAAGACACTCCAGGGAACAATTCAAGCCTTGGAGCGGGACAAGGCCAATCTACAGGAGCGTGTTCAGAGACTGGAGAAGGACCTGGCTGCAGGGCCTGAAAACATCAACGACTCGACAG GTGATGCTGTTTTGGACCAGTTAAAGGAGGATAAGGAGACTGCGGACGGTCAG ATTGAGTTCCTGAATTCAGTCATCATCGACCTCCAGAGGAAGAACGTGGAGCTCAAGGACAAGCTGGAGAAAatggcagctgctgctctgaatgGGAATAATCAGAGTGAGCTGGATAACTACGGCGG CCATGGACAGGAACCCATGAAGAAGAAGCTGCCCCCGAGGCTGTTCTGTGACATCTGCGACTGCTTCGACCTCCACGACACTGAGGACTGTCccacacaaatgcagatgccCGACTCGCCCCCACACACCACCTACCACGGCAGTAAGGGCGATGAACGGCCCTACTGTGACATCTGTGAGGTCTTTGGCCACTCGACCGAATCCTGTAACGACGACCAGACCTTTTAA